TGGATCGATTGCTCAACATCCATGCACTCAGCCTTTCTCAACCTGCATCAGGTGATAGAAACTCTCTAGTACTATAGAGTCTCACTATGCTCTCCAATCCTAAGGATATTCATAATCACGAGCCGTAGCTAGGTCAGTGTCTTCAAACTGAATATAACTACAGATTTAGAGAGGTTGACCTTTTGGCCCGACGTAGCATAATACTCCACCAAGATCCTTCAAAACTCTGCTGCATTTCGAACAGAAGCCCGACCCACCAGCAAACAGTCATTGCAAAGAGAAGGTACAAGATCAGTTGGACACCTATAGCCGGTGCATAGGAGTTTAAGACCGACCCCTGGGCCGCAGCATGGATGGCTCGTGAAAGAGCATCAATACAAATAATGAAAAGATAAGGGGATGGGGGACAACCTTGTCTCAGTCGGATCGTAAAGTGGAAGAAATTTGATGGCGATCCATTGATCAAGATGGTGAAGAAAGGACTTTGAACACAGGCTATGTTCCAGCTAATCCATTTGGGATGAAGCCAAAGTCCGATAAGGCTCTCTCGAAGAAGCTCCAACTCATGTGATTATAGGTTTACTCCATATCAAGCTTGATTATCATGAAACTGCGACAGAGTTAGCTCACCCAAGATCATACATGAACTCCTAGGTAGTGAGCACGTTATCAGATATACTCCGCTTGCCAATAAATGCCCCCTGCTCAAGGCAAATCAGTCGAGGGAGAACAGGCTTCATCCTGCATACCATCACTTTAGCATAGATCTTATATAGAGTAGTACATAAATTGATCAGTTTGTAGTGGCCAAGCTCCGATGCATTTTGTCTCTTTGGGATTAGGGTGATAAAGGTCTACTTCCACACTCTATATATCTGTCCAGTGGCAAAAAACTCCTGTACAGTTGCGACAACCTCAGACCTGATAAGAGGCCAATATCTCCTGTAGAAGAGAGGAGGAAAGCCATCAGAATCCAGAGCTTTATCCTCGGACATCGTCTCTGCACCTCATCCTCAAACATAGCCTCTACCAGACCCCTATTCTCCTCCTCTATGACCACCTCACTGGTAAGGGGGGAGCGGTCCAGTTTCCTCCCAGTGCATTGACCAACAGGATCTAAAGAACTGGATAACTTCCTGTCTAATCTCCTCATCTGCCATCATCCATCACCCCGCCGCACCCTTGATCGCCCTGATCTGATTTTTGTGATGATGGTAGACTGGTGGAAAAATCTCATGTTCCGATCTCCCTCTCTAATCCACTGCATTCTAGACTACTATCTCTAGAGAGTCTCCTGCTACTGCAATAGGTAGTGATGGGTAGACAGTAAACTTCGAATCTCAGGTAGCTCCGCCTTTGCAAGCCTACCCTCATAGTCCTCCCACTCTTGAAGCTCCGAGTTAGAAGCTTCAACTATCTCAAGCCTCCTAAAGATGTCACCCACCTTAGTCCTATTCCACCTCAGCAGGCGCCTCTTTGTCAACTCTAACCTCCTGCTCACCCGATACCTGGCATCACTCCAAACAGATAGTCTCCAAACCTTCATAACAATCTCCCAAGACCTGAGGTAAGAGAGTCAAAACTTCTCAAACTAGAACGGGCTTCGGTGAGAGGAAGAAATATCCGAGACTAATAGCAATGAACAGTGGTTCGAGGCAATTCTCGGGAGGTAGTGTACAAGGTAGGAAGGGTGATCCTGGATCCAGCTAGTTGTGGCGAACATCCTATCAATCTTCTCTCATACCTTAGCTGCACCAAGATGGTTATTGCACCAGGTAAATCTTGATCCAATAAAACCAAGATCCACAAGGCCGATCGACTGGATAAAATCTTTGAATTCTCTAGAACTTGCATCCTCTATAAAGGGCCTGCCTCCTCTTTTATCTTTAAGGCCAATGGTACAATTGAAGTCTCCAGCCACAGCAACAGGGATTCCTTGATCAATCAGACTGGCTATCTCTTGCCATAATATCCTTCTCTTAGGATACTCAGTATTGGCATACAACCTAAGATAAAAGCCAATTAAAACTATTCATTTCTctaataacaataaaaacttgttGAGTACAGCGATGGAACATGTCTGCAGAGGCAACCTCAGTCTGCCACACAACAATGATCCCCTCCGACAAAGCCTAAGACTCAATAGTGTAGAACCCCCAATTTAATTTCCATCAACACATAAAGATCCGGGTTGCATTACTGCATCAGCCTTCTAAAGGTGGAGCTAAAGGACTAGTttatttcttcagttgtggaaCCTTGCTGTAGTTAGAATTGGAACTAGTTTTTTACTGTGCAGCATCCCAACACTAATTTTTCACCTCTTAAGATAGGGGAGTGGATCCATCCGTCAGCGTTGATGAGACTTGAATCCCAATCATCGAATACCATGGCCTAATGAATTCAACATCTAGAATGGCTGGCACCCGTTACCTTTTTGTGGCCTCCCATCCTTACCGCAGACAGCTGACCTGAAaataatttaaacctaattaaagacATATGAGCAAATTTGTCAAACAGCTAGTGGGACGATAAACTTCAAAATAATACAAGCCCCATTTAGGATCCGAGTAGTTAGGCCCTCGGCAGAAATTAATCTACTTGAGGGCTTCAAATAATGCTGCAATTCCTCCACCCAAACCATCGTATTTACACCTGACACTTCAAAATAACACTGAATTCCCTAGATCCAAATTAACTAGGAGAAAACTTCGAACTTGAAGCTTTGCAGGCAACCGATTGCTCAGTCCAACTGACTGAGCAAAACAAGCAACCTGCTAGGTGTATTAGGACCGAGTATATTACCATCCAAGTGCCAGGTCTTCACCTTGCCATCACCTGCCCTGCAGAAACCACTTTTCATGCCACTTCTCCTGTAAAGCTACATAATAAAAGAGTAACCTTGGATTAGTGAATGAGAGCTACAGATTCTATAGATGGCAGATCCTAGCATCTCCTGTTACATGCAACCATATAACTCCTGCATCCAACCTTTTCCACAAAACTCATTTGCAAATTAAGCTCGATTTTCtatgcataataaaattcaatcaaCATTTGAACCACTTCATATTCCGCTATAAACTTATGCAACTTATCAAAAAGCAAGGAAGGATGTTTTGCATTCTCTgtaattaaaagaaaaaagagcacACGAACTTTCTCCACCCCTTTTCAGGTGTACAGAAAGCAACTATCTTTCAGCGACCTATTATTTACAGCTAAGGTCCTAGAGGTAGTCTGCTCATCATCTGATGATAAACTGACCCTCCATTTGACATGGGCAGCCTGGACTCCGACATGGGTTCCTCCTTGGGTTCTCCTTTCGGTATCATAAACCCTGATTCAGCAACCTGGCGATGTCCCAAATAAGGATGGACTGGAGGAAGAACCGGCATCTTCATTGAGGCCATAGGACCTAATCCAGCCATCGCAAAGTTTGCCAGGCTTTGTTGACCCATCCCAAAAGAGAAAGTGGCAGCAGCTGGTCCTAGCTGTTCCCTGCCAGGCAGGCCAAATGAGCCAAGTGGTGCCGGGGCATCAAACCTGACCAGGCCATCTTGAGTTGGTTCCAGTCTTCGATGAAGGTTATGAGATTGGGATGCAGGGTTGCCTGCTGTTCCAGGGGGTGCAGAGTTTGGGTGGCTGCTGTTTCTTGCAGCAGGGACATCATGATTGTGCTTTCCCTCGTAGGTTGTGATCACTGATTTGAGATCATGCGATGCCCTCTCCACATGCTTTCGAACTGTGCATCCTGGATTTGTGCACTTGTAATAGCTCCTGTGCCAAAAAAAATCATTCATATCTTAGTACATACTTGTTTATGACTTCTTCAACAATTGAACAAAAGCAAGTATAACTGTTAGATTACTAAGTAGATAAGAGCATTGGCTGCAGAATGCTTACAATGCTCAGGAGCATTACTCAATATTATGGGCAGATTTATTTATAATGTCACAACGTACCTTGGATTTGGATTTCCTTTCACCACCTTTTGTCCATATTTGCGCCAACGATACCCATCATCAAGGATGTCAACCTCGCTTGTTGTCTGAACCACGACCCTTGGTTCACGAACAGCTCTAGAAGCAGCACTCATTTCAATTGCACAAGCATCAAGCTTCCTAAGTCAAAAAAGGTCAAAACAATAAATGCTGTACACCCTAAAGCCATAGCAAGCTTAAACAAATTAATTTCCAAACTCACTAATTAGAAGTTATCATTAAGAAGCTAAAGAATATTAACCTTCTTTTCGACTCTGTCTCATCTCCCTCACCATCACAACCCAGCGAGACGCTGCCATGAGTTGCCTGATCATCCTCTTCTTCATCATTGGATAGAGTGGATGAAACATCTATAGCATCTTGGGATTCAAAGCGAGGCCCATCTTGTGTCTGTATGGATGTTGATGGGTCACAGAATTCAGCAGCAATGGTAGCTGATGACGATGCCTCCAGGCCATCACCTCGCCATTCTTGGCCTCCAGTTCCATTCTGTGTGCTTGCCCATAACGGCTTGCCTTCAAAGCTTGCCTGTGAGCCAGGCTGTTCTGAACCATCAATCTGTGGATCATTGAATGGGTGGGAAGATGGAACACCAGTCCGGCGATTTGGAGGCGGCTTGGAGTGGTTGTGAGCACCCTTGTAGATTATCTCTGTGATATGGCCTTCATGAGAGCGCTCAACCTTCTTCTTCACCTGGCAATTTGGGTGAGTGCACTTATAGTAGCTTCGGGGAAATTCACTACCTTTTACCTGTTTCTGCCCATACTTCCTCCAATTGTATCCATCCTCAGCTGGGGCACCAAATGCCACAGAACAAAGTTCTCCTTTTTGATCGGCTTCACCATCTTGTTGGTCATCAGGAGGTGGTGACTGGTCATTTCCCATAAATGAATCAGACATCCTCTGGTTGAACATGACATCATCAGTGGCATTTTTTCTATCAGATGAGTCAGAAAAGCCAGCCTGAAGGTTGAATTGCTGTTGATTTTGCAAGTTCACAGTGCCAGTTTCTGGGCTTGATGTTTGAACCGGTTTTCCCGATTGAACAGAGACCTCTATACTTGGTAATGACTGCTGCTGATCAGCAGTTGAAGCACCCTAAAATACAAACTAATCAGACTGGAATACTGGGAAGCAGTTTGCAGACAAGGGTCTGCGAACCATTAATTTGTGCAAATGCTCAGATATATAACAGATTATATGCACAATTACTAGAGAAGGAGAGATAGAAAAGGTGGGGGTGCGCGGGGAATAACGAATTAGAAAAGAAAGACTGCCAGTTTTTATGAATATGGTAAACCCTAGCTGGTACAGAGCTACCAATCCTTAGAGTATAACAAATCCATAATCTCAGCACTACTGTAAAGCAGGAAAAGTTGCATTAATCTGACGTGCCATCTTGATTAGATAATTTGTTCCATTACATAAAGATGAATATCTCTTATGTTACCTGGAACCAATTCTTCCCGTCAACAAATCTGAGGTCATATAGAATATGAGCTTTTGCTAGTACATCAAAAGACAAAAAATAACAGTGTGGTGAACCAGATGTGTCATAGCAAAGAACTATTCAGTTATATACTTGGGTATGTTGATACTATCATAATAAGGTCTGATTTCAAGAATATATTGGGAATATCATACCATAGAACAAATTCGGCACCTTCATATACCAAACATGTCTGTACCATATCACAAGGTGCATGCATTGTAAAGAGGCCAACTTAAAGCCATGGAATCCTCACACAAGGTTAAAGAGCACAACCAATAAATGACATGTGGCATGGAAGAACCAACTAATTCATggatagagagagaaggagagaagtaACATCTTGTGAGATTTCGAAAATGTGTTCTTGCAAACAAATGCCCGGAGATTTACAATTTGTAGAGAGATTGAAGTGAACAAACATTTGATGGAGAGGACCAAGGAAGCAGATACTAAGCTACATACCACAGCAAGCTCACTAGCATACATGTTCCTTCAACATAAATCAACGTAAGAAGTTTACAGCATAATGATGGACTGAAAACAATACTGGGTCCTCTGCTAATCTGCACTCTCAGGACATGAGTTTCTCATTGAGTTCATTGTTTAAAATTCAATGAAAACTTATGACTAGTCTTGCAAAAACTAATATAAGGTACTAGTGCCACATTAGCAGGATGTACTGATGTAATATATAGTGGAAAACATTGAATAGTTTGACTTGATGGATTGGGGACAACAAATGGCATGGATCTGAAAAATGAATTCTTAAGAGTCACCTGCATTAAAATAAAAAGTTGCTGCTATTGCAGTTGTTAGTATTCATGCGTAAAAGGGTGCCAGTATTGCagagcatgatagaattagcTGTGTCATAAACCACAACAACAAATGTTTGTGCCATGTGTTGTATGAAGATCAATGACATATAAAGGGTTCCTATTATCCACTGTGTTGTCTAAGAAGCACTCTCGTATGTAATTTAAGAGCATCCATCCATTGTTTTCCAattaaaaaaagggaaaaggaagACCTCACCTAATACTGGCTGG
Above is a genomic segment from Elaeis guineensis isolate ETL-2024a chromosome 1, EG11, whole genome shotgun sequence containing:
- the LOC105038993 gene encoding probable WRKY transcription factor 2, giving the protein MAASDDNITMIGDWAPPPNPSPRTFLSTFLNGEFGSKSFSDLLSENGIEGLPPGSEKQKTVMGPKEEEGREGVQYSSDLSLETSLFGAHKSISQGGLAERMAARAGFSVPKLNMAHISLANMGSSSSDVRSPYVTIPPGLSPTTLLESPVFLSNSMSQPSPTTGKFPFVQSSNSNPITSSVSAFPSKNEDVHGAFTFKPHLDSSSSSFLSAEKKGASTADQQQSLPSIEVSVQSGKPVQTSSPETGTVNLQNQQQFNLQAGFSDSSDRKNATDDVMFNQRMSDSFMGNDQSPPPDDQQDGEADQKGELCSVAFGAPAEDGYNWRKYGQKQVKGSEFPRSYYKCTHPNCQVKKKVERSHEGHITEIIYKGAHNHSKPPPNRRTGVPSSHPFNDPQIDGSEQPGSQASFEGKPLWASTQNGTGGQEWRGDGLEASSSATIAAEFCDPSTSIQTQDGPRFESQDAIDVSSTLSNDEEEDDQATHGSVSLGCDGEGDETESKRRKLDACAIEMSAASRAVREPRVVVQTTSEVDILDDGYRWRKYGQKVVKGNPNPRSYYKCTNPGCTVRKHVERASHDLKSVITTYEGKHNHDVPAARNSSHPNSAPPGTAGNPASQSHNLHRRLEPTQDGLVRFDAPAPLGSFGLPGREQLGPAAATFSFGMGQQSLANFAMAGLGPMASMKMPVLPPVHPYLGHRQVAESGFMIPKGEPKEEPMSESRLPMSNGGSVYHQMMSRLPLGP